The Deltaproteobacteria bacterium region CGGGTTGAGGGCCAGACCGGTGTTCATGCCGGCGGCGTGGATGGCGCTCAGGGTGCGTTCCAGGTGTACCGTGCTTTCGGCGTGGATGCATAACAGGTCCGCGCCGGCCGCGGCGAATTCGTCGATGTAGCGCTCCGGGCGTTCGATCATCAGGTGGACGTCGAAGAAGAGCTTGGATGTCTTGCGCAGCGCCTTGATGACCGGTGGGCCAAAGGTGATGTTGGGGACAAACGCTCCGTCCATGACGTCCCAGTGGACCCATTTCAGGCCGGCCTCTTCCAAGGCGGTCAATTCGGCGCGGAGGTTGCCGAAATCCGAGGACAGCAGCGACGGAGACAGGATAAATTCGCGCATCATTCGTCTCCCATTTTGAAGTCGACCTGAATTTTATACATTTTGCTCGCGGGTAGGTTGAGAATGGGGATGCCGGTCTCGCGGGTGATGCCGGCCAGCGTTTCCCGCACGGCCTCCCAGGATGGTCCGATAAAGGTGAACCAGACGTTTTGCCGATTTTTGCGCAGATAATTGTGCGTCACGCCGGGTAGTTGGTTTACTTCGGCAATGAAGTCGGCAAGCTTGTCCTCGGGCACGGCGGCCGAGCACAGCGTCGAGTGCCAGCCCAGTTTTTTGGATTGGAAATTGGCCCCGATGCGGCGGAT contains the following coding sequences:
- the rpe gene encoding ribulose-phosphate 3-epimerase — protein: MMREFILSPSLLSSDFGNLRAELTALEEAGLKWVHWDVMDGAFVPNITFGPPVIKALRKTSKLFFDVHLMIERPERYIDEFAAAGADLLCIHAESTVHLERTLSAIHAAGMNTGLALNPATPLAVVEYLLPQLDMVLIMSVNPGFGGQSFIPFCRDKIASLSAMIRARELPTLIQVDGGVTLDNARELFDLGADVLVSGSAFFGFPPYDERHRAFQTAVSGA
- a CDS encoding Lrp/AsnC family transcriptional regulator, giving the protein IRRIGANFQSKKLGWHSTLCSAAVPEDKLADFIAEVNQLPGVTHNYLRKNRQNVWFTFIGPSWEAVRETLAGITRETGIPILNLPASKMYKIQVDFKMGDE